In the Pseudochaenichthys georgianus chromosome 1, fPseGeo1.2, whole genome shotgun sequence genome, one interval contains:
- the rrp36 gene encoding ribosomal RNA processing protein 36 homolog: MTGKGKQPQKKKKNMAANSSDDEDSDVERNFALLTKRGGTEVGESFHQGEEESSDDEEEAAGGTDEEEEGADVAEKASDGGDEEEAAEGGEEEQDEDSDASDDDEEDDEEDGDEDAEEAGGSSEIQTREDIKKELSNMSFEEIMKLQNKVGTKVYNEVAYGSQKTKGPIKKKRLNKNRPMEISAKRRAPFLRKVVSAKKPTSRDPRFDDLSGEYKPEIFVETYKFINDIKLREKEIVKKQLKRIKPTNVQKKEKLQFLLKRMENQERARKSQEEQRERELQFKRQQRERASQGDRPFFLKNSEKKKLQLAEKYQELKKTGKLDNFLSKKRKRNAGKDRRKLPPRELQGQSFQGH; encoded by the exons ATGACGGGGAAAGGGAAGCAgccgcagaagaagaagaagaacatggCGGCGAACAGCAGTGACGATGAAGACTCTGACGTGGAGAGGAACTTCGCTCTGCTCACTAAGAGAGGAGGAACTGAGGTGGGAGAGTCTTTCCACCAAGGAGAGGAAGAGTCCAGTGATGATGAGGAAGAAGCTGCTGGTGGGACCGATGAAGAGGAAGAAGGAGCAGACGTTGCTGAGAAAGCATCTGATGgtggtgatgaagaggaggctgctgaggggggggaggaagagcaggatgAAGACAGTGACGCCTCTGATGACGATGAGGAAGATGATGAGGAGGATGGAGATGAAGATGCAGAAGAAGCTGGTGGTAGCAGTGAGATCCAGACGAGAGAAGACATTAAGAAAG AACTCTCCAACATGTCCTTTGAAGAGATCATGAAGCTTCAGAACAAAGTGGGAACCAAAGTGTACAACGAGGTGGCGTACGGCAGCCAGAAGACGAAAGGGCCGATCAAAAAGAAACGCCTGAACAAGAACAG ACCGATGGAGATTTCAGCCAAGAGACGAGCTCCGTTCCTCCGTAAGGTCGTCTCCGCCAAGAAACCC ACGTCAAGAGACCCTCGGTTTGACGACCTGTCTGGAGAATACAAACCGGAGATCTTTGTGGAGACGTATAAATTCATCAATGACATCAAACTGAGAGAGAAGGAG ATCGTCAAGAAGCAACTGAAGAGGATAAAGCCGACCAACGTCCAGAAGAAGGAGAAGCTGCAGTTCCTCCTGAAGAGGATG gagAACCAGGAGCGAGCGAGGAAGAGTCAagaggagcagagagagagagagctgcagttcaagaggcagcagagagagagagcgagtcAGGGCGACCGCCCGTTCTTCCTCAAGAACT CTGAGAAGAAGAAGCTGCAGCTGGCTGAGAAATACCAGGAGCTGAAGAAGACCGGAAAACTGGACAACTTCCTGAgcaagaagaggaagaggaacgcCGGGAAAGACCGCAGGAAGCTGCCCCCCCGAGAGCTGCAGGGCCAAAGCTTTCAGGGACACTAA
- the LOC117453045 gene encoding apoptosis-stimulating of p53 protein 2-like, whose amino-acid sequence MMPMFLTVYLSNNDQHFNEVPITPETLCRDVVELCKEPGEGECYLAEMWRGSEHIVGDGERMFEVLQKCGQQRGEVRYLLRHQSAPGRESAGYTPLDYCNALLIGIPSKNIQKLQYIQNTAARILMRVRSTGHITPTQITALAPGLTQD is encoded by the exons ATGATGCCG atgttcCTCACCGTGTACCTCAGCAACAACGACCAGCACTTCAACGAGGTCCCCATCACGCCGGAGACGCTGTGCAGGGACGTGGTGGAGCTCTGCAAGGAGCCCGGGGAGGGCGAGTGCTACCTGGCCGAGATGTGGAGGGGCTCCG AACATATCGTTGGAGATGGGGAGCGGATGTTCGAGGTTTTGCAGAAATGCGGGCAGCAGAGGGGGGAGGTGCGTTACCTCCTGCGTCACCAAAGCGCTCCAGGGCGAGAGTCAG CTGGATACACAccactggactactgtaacgcaCTTCTCATTGGGATTCCTAGCAAGAACATCCAGAAGCTGCAATACATCCAAAACACCGCTGCGAGGATCCTGATGAGAGTGCGAAGTACGGGACACATCACACCCACTCAGatcactgcactggctcccggtctcaCTCAGGACTGA